From Xylanibacter oryzae DSM 17970, a single genomic window includes:
- a CDS encoding SusC/RagA family TonB-linked outer membrane protein gives MKQVNFRIPCRVYALILGLLISLGTFAQQITVKGHIKDAAGEAIIGANVKVVGATMGTVSDFDGNFTLTAKKGTSLIISYIGYASKTIAAEPNLMITLQEDQKMLDNIVVIGYGTVKKSDATGSVLSVKADQLNKGLATSPADLLQGKSAGVQIIGNSGAPGSGSTIRIRGGSSLSASNDPLIVIDGLPISSTTISGQSDVLSSINPNDIESFSVLKDASATAIYGSRASNGVIVITTKKGSSGKPKISVDLTSSVQTISKKVDVMDAGQFSSFFNSYFAAHPELDAASANAALGNSNTNWQDQIYRTAWTEEVNASVTGGILGKGKIFNAMPYRLSAGFLNDDGTLKTSNMKRSTLSLNLTPEFFDKHLTINLNGKGVFTQNRFADEGAIGAAIQYDPLKPVYDTNGINGYSAWMTNGASNTMSTLNPVAMLYDQNKTSDIRRFVGNAQFDYKFFYIPGLRANLNLGLDVSNSDGWNTMPQGSEISLHDKVQTGKGLWEKYTQLRRDQTLEFYLNYAKELPSILSRFDILGGYSWQHFYNTTTDSKVSSDGATTYSAIPLFKTESYLVSFYGRLNYTLMERYLLTFTLRDDGTSRFQNNKWGLFPSAALAWRISEEKFIKDINWISNLKLRLGYGVTGQQNISQGDYPSIATYQTNQAGSLYQFGNKIITPITPNAYNSNIKWESTTTYNIGIDYGFFRDRINGSIDFYKRKTKDLLNNVPISAGSNLSNYLLMNIGDLENKGFEIAINAVPVETKDWHWEVGFNISYNKNKITKLTANESPSYIGVLTGDINGGVGNKVQIQKVGYPANSFYVYQQVYDKSGNPIEGLYVDRNGDGQINDNDRYVYKKPDADVNLGFNTTLNYKKWTLAASFRANLNNYVYDNVASNNEMMADMWTNSFICNRLTSAATSNFRQAQYLSDYYVRNASFLKLDRLTLAYELASWVRLHVTAQNVFTITKYDGLDPEIQGGLDKNMYPRPRTILFGASFNF, from the coding sequence ATGAAGCAAGTAAACTTTCGAATCCCTTGTAGAGTATATGCCCTGATTCTAGGGTTACTCATTTCATTGGGAACTTTCGCACAGCAAATTACTGTGAAAGGTCACATTAAGGATGCTGCAGGTGAAGCCATTATTGGCGCGAATGTAAAAGTTGTAGGTGCCACGATGGGCACTGTTTCTGACTTTGACGGTAATTTCACGCTTACAGCTAAAAAAGGAACTAGCTTGATAATATCCTATATTGGATATGCAAGTAAGACTATCGCAGCAGAACCAAATTTAATGATTACGCTGCAAGAAGATCAAAAGATGTTGGATAATATTGTAGTAATCGGATACGGAACCGTAAAAAAGAGCGATGCTACAGGATCAGTTCTTTCTGTTAAGGCTGACCAGCTTAACAAAGGACTCGCTACCTCTCCTGCAGATCTATTACAAGGAAAGAGTGCAGGTGTGCAAATCATAGGGAATAGTGGCGCTCCTGGTTCAGGTTCAACTATTCGTATTCGTGGAGGTTCGTCACTTTCAGCAAGTAATGACCCTCTAATCGTTATTGATGGACTGCCGATAAGCAGTACTACTATTTCAGGTCAGTCCGATGTTCTTTCATCTATCAATCCAAATGATATTGAAAGTTTCTCTGTTCTGAAAGATGCTTCTGCTACTGCTATTTATGGATCACGTGCCTCTAATGGTGTTATCGTAATTACAACAAAAAAAGGTAGTAGTGGTAAACCAAAAATAAGTGTTGACCTGACAAGCTCTGTTCAAACCATTTCAAAGAAAGTTGACGTAATGGATGCCGGTCAATTCTCTAGTTTCTTTAATTCTTATTTTGCTGCCCATCCTGAACTAGATGCTGCAAGTGCTAATGCTGCATTAGGAAATTCAAATACGAACTGGCAAGATCAGATTTATCGTACAGCATGGACTGAGGAAGTGAACGCTAGTGTAACAGGCGGAATACTAGGTAAGGGAAAGATATTCAATGCTATGCCTTATCGCTTATCTGCAGGATTTCTGAATGATGATGGAACTCTGAAAACTTCTAATATGAAAAGGAGTACTCTGTCTTTAAACTTAACTCCAGAATTCTTTGATAAACATCTAACCATAAATTTAAATGGGAAAGGTGTATTCACTCAAAACAGATTTGCCGACGAAGGGGCTATAGGAGCTGCTATTCAATATGACCCTCTAAAACCGGTGTATGACACAAATGGTATTAATGGATACAGCGCATGGATGACAAACGGAGCATCAAACACGATGTCTACACTTAATCCTGTTGCTATGCTTTATGACCAAAACAAGACATCAGACATTCGCAGATTTGTTGGTAATGCACAGTTCGATTATAAATTTTTCTATATACCTGGACTAAGAGCGAACTTAAATCTTGGTCTTGATGTATCAAACAGTGATGGCTGGAACACAATGCCTCAAGGTAGTGAAATATCTCTACATGACAAGGTGCAAACAGGAAAAGGTCTATGGGAAAAGTACACACAGTTACGCCGTGATCAAACATTGGAATTCTATCTGAACTACGCAAAAGAACTACCTTCAATATTAAGTCGTTTTGATATTTTAGGCGGTTATTCATGGCAACATTTCTATAATACAACAACAGACAGCAAAGTTTCTAGTGATGGAGCAACTACTTATTCAGCAATTCCTTTATTCAAAACAGAAAGCTATCTTGTATCATTCTATGGACGACTAAACTATACATTAATGGAACGCTATCTTTTGACGTTTACATTACGTGATGATGGTACCTCTCGTTTCCAAAATAACAAATGGGGACTTTTCCCGTCAGCAGCTTTGGCATGGCGTATATCAGAAGAGAAATTTATTAAAGACATTAATTGGATTTCTAATTTGAAACTTCGTCTTGGGTATGGTGTTACCGGACAACAGAATATTAGTCAAGGAGATTATCCTTCTATAGCAACATATCAGACTAATCAAGCTGGTAGTTTGTATCAATTTGGAAATAAAATAATAACGCCAATAACACCGAATGCTTATAATTCAAATATAAAATGGGAATCAACTACTACATACAATATTGGTATTGATTATGGATTTTTCCGTGATCGTATTAATGGTAGTATAGATTTTTACAAACGTAAAACAAAAGACTTGCTTAACAACGTTCCTATTAGTGCCGGTTCAAACTTGTCTAACTATCTATTAATGAATATTGGCGATTTGGAGAATAAAGGATTTGAAATTGCTATTAATGCAGTACCTGTAGAAACAAAAGACTGGCATTGGGAAGTTGGCTTCAATATTTCTTATAATAAAAACAAAATTACCAAACTCACAGCCAATGAAAGTCCTAGTTATATAGGTGTATTAACAGGTGACATAAATGGTGGCGTTGGAAACAAAGTACAGATACAGAAGGTTGGTTATCCTGCTAATTCATTTTATGTATACCAACAGGTATATGACAAAAGCGGTAATCCAATTGAAGGCCTTTATGTAGACCGCAATGGCGATGGCCAAATAAATGACAATGACCGATATGTATACAAAAAACCTGACGCAGACGTAAATTTGGGTTTCAATACAACATTAAACTATAAGAAATGGACCTTGGCAGCATCATTCCGCGCAAATTTGAACAATTATGTATATGATAATGTAGCATCTAATAACGAAATGATGGCAGATATGTGGACAAATAGCTTTATTTGTAACCGTCTAACATCTGCAGCGACATCTAATTTCCGTCAGGCACAATACTTATCTGATTATTATGTACGTAATGCATCATTCCTAAAACTTGACAGATTAACATTGGCTTACGAATTAGCATCATGGGTTCGTCTGCATGTTACGGCCCAGAATGTATTTACTATCACTAAATACGATGGATTAGATCCTGAGATACAAGGAGGACTAGACAAAAATATGTATCCTCGTCCACGTACTATTTTATTTGGTGCAAGCTTTAACTTTTAA
- a CDS encoding LacI family DNA-binding transcriptional regulator, whose translation MKGSTPLTMKDIAKEFGISVATVSRALQNSSRISIERREQIQKYAREHNFSPNMLAESLRHSKDMPIKIIGVIIPQFVHYYFSSILTGIEEEASARGYRIMIAQSDEKYEKEVKICQSFFENQVCGIIVSQAKDTVKYDHFQKLIDNGVPLVFYDRICTGVNASRVVVDDYMGAYTAVTHLIDTGCKRIAFYGSSMKLEISKNRYNGYKDALLKHGLEYDDTITKFCDNRADAEAITPSLLSSKNRPDAFFAVNDDTAIGVLYTAKRMGFRIPEDVSICGFTNGNRAIACDPMLTTVEQRGVLVGEEAANILIGHVEGSLPIDKAEKKVVRTRLVIRGTTK comes from the coding sequence ATGAAAGGATCTACACCTCTAACAATGAAAGACATAGCCAAAGAGTTCGGCATCTCTGTGGCAACTGTTTCGAGAGCTTTACAAAATAGTTCTAGAATAAGTATAGAACGGCGTGAACAAATTCAGAAATATGCGCGTGAACATAATTTTTCACCTAATATGCTTGCTGAGTCTTTACGCCATAGCAAAGATATGCCGATTAAAATAATAGGTGTAATAATACCTCAGTTTGTGCATTATTATTTTTCATCCATCCTTACAGGTATAGAAGAGGAGGCTTCTGCAAGAGGCTATCGTATTATGATTGCACAAAGTGATGAAAAATATGAGAAAGAAGTTAAGATTTGTCAGTCATTCTTTGAAAACCAAGTTTGTGGAATAATTGTCTCGCAGGCTAAAGATACCGTAAAGTATGACCATTTTCAAAAACTTATAGACAATGGCGTACCTCTCGTATTTTATGACCGCATATGTACAGGCGTAAATGCAAGTAGAGTCGTCGTGGATGATTATATGGGGGCTTATACTGCTGTTACTCATCTTATAGATACTGGCTGTAAGCGTATCGCCTTTTATGGATCGTCAATGAAATTGGAAATATCTAAAAACAGATATAATGGATATAAAGATGCTTTATTAAAACACGGGTTAGAATATGATGACACGATTACTAAATTTTGTGACAACCGTGCTGATGCAGAAGCCATTACTCCATCTTTATTGAGTTCAAAAAATAGACCCGATGCATTCTTCGCTGTTAATGATGATACAGCTATTGGAGTGCTGTATACAGCCAAACGTATGGGTTTTAGAATACCTGAAGATGTGTCTATATGTGGGTTCACTAATGGAAATCGTGCTATAGCTTGCGATCCAATGCTTACTACAGTGGAGCAGCGTGGAGTCTTGGTTGGCGAGGAGGCTGCAAATATTCTTATAGGACATGTTGAAGGTTCTCTTCCAATAGATAAAGCAGAAAAAAAAGTTGTACGTACAAGATTAGTTATACGTGGAACCACAAAATAA